AAGAATCGATGCCTTAAGGGAAGAATTGGCATTGGATAAAAGCCTAAGAGAGGAAATGGAGGCAAAGGAGGTAGTCAACGTCTAATGCCGGGCTTCTCGTTTTTACAGGAAACAAAGGACTTGACCAAACACCAAGTCTAGTCACAAACACCTGTTAAATATGTCCATGAATAATTGTCATGGTTCTTTTGCTATCTCTTATATCGTAATTTCCAAAAAACTTTAGTTTTTCACTATCTATTATTTATTGTTTAAGGCAAGATCATCCAAAGAGGGGTGGACTGGAGGCTCCCATCGGAGACTCCAGAAAATGACTTTTGCATTTTCTTGAAACAATCGTAAAAATTAAAAACTTCAGGTAAATCGGCAGATATGTCAAAATATCTGTGAGTGGTGCTCATGAACCATTCATTATCCTTCTTCTGTTTTTTCTAGGAACTCTAAAATGTATCGCTCAAATTTGCGAAAATCTTCAATTTTGCCTGTATATTCATAAACCCTTTTTCGGTCTATTTTCAGATATTCGTGGACTAAAATGTTGCGGAATCCAGCCATAGGTCTAATTTCCTTGGTAAACTCCATGGGTATAATGCGATGCTCTCCTAAAGCAATAATTGCCTCCCCGCCTTCGGCACGAGGTAAATTCTTCTGAGCCAGTATATAGTGAGTGACATCGAGAACGCACTCGATGGATAATTGTAGACATCTCTCAGCTAATTTGTACGTCTCAGGAGAACTAATAAACTTCTCTTTTTCGATCTTTGATAATTTTTCCAATATAGCGAGATTGTCTTCCAGCTCTTTGAACCGATCGAGGATGATTTCCTTGTTCATTAAAATGCTACTCCTTTAGGCGATTCTTTAATGCCATTTCGTAAAAGCGAGATTTAGCCTTATAGTCCCCGTATTCACGCAAGGTTTTCATCTCAAAGGCAATCCGTTCTTCATTTGATGACGCATAAATTGCTCTTCCTTCTTTTATCACTTCATATCTTAAAAGTGGATTGGCGGAATTTAACGGTGTTACTTGGATTGGCAAATTTGGGTGGTTTTTGGTGAGCTCATTCTTAAAGCTCTCGGCGATCTCCATCTCTTTGATTATATCAGGGCTCTCCAAATTGATGAGAATAGCGATGTCGATATCCTGGAAATTCTTATCTCCTCGAACGTAGGAACCAAAAAGGTAGACCAACTGGATATCCAATTTTTCGCATATTTTCTCCTCAATCCTTAGTGAGACTTTTCTTTTCACCATTCTTTTTCACCTGACCTGAGGGATTATACCATATGGATTATACCATGTTAGGAGAGTTTCATGCGATGATAAAAAACTGCTCTCCTTGGTGCAGAGGGGATGATTGGCGGGCAGGATCAGGATTAGTTCATGTAACATATCTTCGAAAAGATGTCCAAGGTTTCCCAAAAACTTCAGGTAAATCGGCAGATATTGTCAAATATCTCCGTGAATGAGGTCCATGAACCATTTTTACCACGGAGATAAATTACTGCGGAGATAAGGGATTAATGAATCTTTCTAGTAACAGCGAACCTCCATGTTCGATGGGAAATTGCTATCTTAGGATATGTTTAACGAATTCTTTTTGGATGCGGGTAAAGAGCCTCCTCTGGTCGTAGACGAGATAGAGGTCTCTATGGAGATCGATGTCCTTCAGCGTAATCGTCTTTATCGTTCCCAGACGAAGAGCTTTTTCAGCTGCCCATCGGGAGATGACGGAAATCCCCAATCCTCCCTCCACGGCGGAAAGCACCGCTTGCGTACTGCCAAGTTCAATGACCACGTTAAAGTCATCCAGTGATAGATCCAGCTTTTCAAGGACTTTTTCGAAAGACTTTCGTGTGCCAGATCCCACCTCTCGCACGATGAAAGGTTCTCTCAATATCTCTTTCACGCTCATGCTTTCTTTAGTACAAAGGGGATGATTGGCGGGCAGGATCAAGATTAGTTCATCCGTGGCAAGCTTGGTCAATTTGAAATTTTCTTTGGGAATATAAGCTCCTATGAATCCTATATCGATCTCGGCATTTACCAATTTCTCCACTATTTGCTCTGAATCTTCTATTTGAAGGGTGAGTTCAACGTTGGGAAATTTCTCTTTAAAACCCCCCAAGATTTTGGGGACTACATATTCCCCGGGGATGGTACTCGCCCCCAATTTCAGCCGCCCTCTTAAGCCCCCTTTAAGTTCATCTATGGATTGCTCAAGCGATTCGTTTGCTCTCAAAATTTCCCTGGCGAATCGCTGAAAAATCTCTCCAGCTTCGGTCAGTCTGACCTTGGGTCCGGTTCGATCCAACAGTACTTCTCCGTAGGTTTTCTCTATGGCTTGTATTTGAAAACTTATGGCGGGCTGAGAGAGGTTGAGAACTTTTGCCGCTTCGGAGAAGCTTTTCTTTTCCACCACCGCCAGAAAGGTTTTGAAGTAACTGATATTCATATCGATTCTTCTCCTAAAATAGCTGAGGGGACATTATTCCCGCTCTCATTCTAAGTCCGCCTAAGGCGGGCGAAGAATCTCAATTCTAATGAGATCCTTCGTCACTTCGCCCTGAAACCAGATGGTACAGGGCTTCGCTCCTCAGGATGAAGGTGGATTTATGACCCATCTTCAAATAGCTTGTGTTATTAAAATTCTTTATAATTATTTAAAATCCTTCAATAATTTTAGAGGAAAGGGCAGATTTTTATTGAATCTAGGCGAAGACGGTTTGAACGACGAAGGGAATCATATGTCAGAGGAGTATGTGGTTATCTTTCATTCCACGCATCATGCCCTGCGGGCGGAGAAGATTTTGAAGGGAAGTAAGCTCCAGACCAAGATGATACCCCTTCCCCGTAAATTCTCAGCCGAATGTGGATTGGCGCTAAAGATAAGTAGCGAAATAAAATCCCTGGTGGAGAAGATTCTCTCCTCTCACGAGGTGGAATATAAGGGCATCTATAGGTTGGATTAAAAAGCTGAATTGAAGGATTATTTGTGGTATGTTTTTACTTGAAAAAGAGAAGACGCATGAAATTATGGCTTTTGACCAAGTAGGGTCTCTTTTCCACTTATTTTCCCACTTATATATTTTAATATGCCAAGGGGCGGGGGGAGAGAATGGTCAAAATAATACCCATTGAAATAGGCGATGTAGTAAAGATGAAGAAATCCCATCCCTGCGGGTCAAATGAGTGGGAAGTGACGAAATTGGGAATGGATATCGGACTCAAGTGCCTAGGCTGTGGGAGGAAAGTGCGACTCATGCGCTCGAAGTTCGATCGTAGGTTTAGAGGTTATATCAGAAGGATACGAGAAAGTGAGGAAGTGAAGGAGTGAGGAAGTGAGAGACTCGAATCACTTGAATCACTTCCTCACTTGAATCACTAGGGGTATTATGCAGGTTGGTATCGTGGGACTTCCCAATGCGGGAAAAACTACTCTATTCAATGCTCTGACCAAGGCGGGAGCCGAGGTGGCGGATTA
This genomic stretch from Actinomycetota bacterium harbors:
- a CDS encoding DUF86 domain-containing protein, which encodes MNKEIILDRFKELEDNLAILEKLSKIEKEKFISSPETYKLAERCLQLSIECVLDVTHYILAQKNLPRAEGGEAIIALGEHRIIPMEFTKEIRPMAGFRNILVHEYLKIDRKRVYEYTGKIEDFRKFERYILEFLEKTEEG
- a CDS encoding nucleotidyltransferase domain-containing protein — its product is MVKRKVSLRIEEKICEKLDIQLVYLFGSYVRGDKNFQDIDIAILINLESPDIIKEMEIAESFKNELTKNHPNLPIQVTPLNSANPLLRYEVIKEGRAIYASSNEERIAFEMKTLREYGDYKAKSRFYEMALKNRLKE
- a CDS encoding selenium metabolism-associated LysR family transcriptional regulator, coding for MNISYFKTFLAVVEKKSFSEAAKVLNLSQPAISFQIQAIEKTYGEVLLDRTGPKVRLTEAGEIFQRFAREILRANESLEQSIDELKGGLRGRLKLGASTIPGEYVVPKILGGFKEKFPNVELTLQIEDSEQIVEKLVNAEIDIGFIGAYIPKENFKLTKLATDELILILPANHPLCTKESMSVKEILREPFIVREVGSGTRKSFEKVLEKLDLSLDDFNVVIELGSTQAVLSAVEGGLGISVISRWAAEKALRLGTIKTITLKDIDLHRDLYLVYDQRRLFTRIQKEFVKHILR
- a CDS encoding DUF3343 domain-containing protein, which encodes MSEEYVVIFHSTHHALRAEKILKGSKLQTKMIPLPRKFSAECGLALKISSEIKSLVEKILSSHEVEYKGIYRLD
- a CDS encoding DUF951 domain-containing protein, producing MVKIIPIEIGDVVKMKKSHPCGSNEWEVTKLGMDIGLKCLGCGRKVRLMRSKFDRRFRGYIRRIRESEEVKE